A genomic stretch from Hemicordylus capensis ecotype Gifberg chromosome 5, rHemCap1.1.pri, whole genome shotgun sequence includes:
- the SOWAHB gene encoding ankyrin repeat domain-containing protein SOWAHB, whose protein sequence is MAQELSQAELLDFLCQAGGRVTNAALLGHFKRFLRDPGASPGQLQRRRELFKGFVNSVATVQQEGAPGAAKYVVLRKRYRELVGEEPKPPAAHAQAPDESQATPPPLEVQRSRAQQQWQQGRAGWERGAPGAQGEGCRRRSREERPRNQEEQQQQRSASLTCRGWAQELRACPPPGPGRCLPGDLRGGGGGGGGPAAQLPPSPASFGCPGRLPERRAQSDPKQQQPQQRWPFPGGVPLFPRREAPLPSRRPALPVRDLGAPPRDSHPQQRVREWVERAHAETHHSRLSPDPLPPPPEEGPWRPARPSSPPSPAGRSPSPPLDAQGGGQPLAVGLWPDRVSVFRSIRSQLFLQDLEDFLEQESPASEDGSSASGGSDRENGALPPLPSGQNGYSSDPVEAALARAKGSPCKPQANGLLPATPPQGSPPQEGTTVPRRIGLLGQEARGSSSSDELLDKSARRQSKQLPTFRKVARLPPPPHLDAPLSPRPVPRQAHPAGVPEVGGLGLDAEGSTEHRSSLVPLEPREHAWLVKVATGSWLEAHALLLEDPHLATRKDFISGYTVLHWLAKHGNAKVLQDVVTGAQEAGVALDVNAKSGCGYTPLHLAAMHGHQPVMKLLVQKLQCQIQVRDSSGKRPWQYLGSTTSGEVWQLLGAPRGKTIFPAHPIARINSSASSAAKNGKSPQLGRKISRKASLAAYLKPQHIKWKMANKYPALQEREEYSD, encoded by the coding sequence ATGGCCCAGGAGCTGAGCCAGGCGGAGCTGCTGGACTTCCTGTGCCAGGCGGGGGGGCGAGTCACCAACGCCGCCCTGCTGGGCCACTTCAAGCGCTTCTTGCGGGACCCCGGCGCCTCCCCGGGGCAGCTGCAGCGCCGCCGCGAGCTCTTCAAGGGCTTCGTCAACTCCGTGGCCACCGTGCAGCAGGAGGGGGCGCCGGGCGCGGCCAAGTACGTGGTGCTCAGGAAGCGCTATCGGGAGCTGGTGGGAGAGGAGCCCAAGCCACCTGCCGCCCACGCCCAGGCGCCCGACGAGAGCCAAGCCACCCCGCCGCCTCTTGAAGTTCAGCGCAGCCgggcacagcagcagtggcagcagggccgGGCCGGGTGGGAGCGCGGCGCGCCCGGGGCGCAAGGCGAAGGttgccgccgccgcagccgcgAGGAGCGTCCCCGGaaccaggaggagcagcagcagcagcgcagcgCTAGCCTCACCTGCAGAGGCTGGGCCCAGGAACTCCGGGCTTGCCCGCCGCCGGGGCCCGGCAGGTGCCTGCCCGGGGatctccgaggaggaggaggaggaggcggcggccctGCGGCGCAGCTTCCTCCCAGCCCTGCGAGTTTCGGCTGCCCGGGACGCCTTCCCGAGCGACGCGCCCAGAGCGatcccaagcagcagcagccgcagcagcggTGGCCTTTTCCCGGCGGCGTCCCGCTCTTCCCCCGGCGGGAGGCGCCGCTGCCGTCGCGTCGGCCGGCTTTACCCGTCAGGGACCTGGGCGCGCCTCCAAGGGACAGCCACCCCCAGCAGAGGGTTCGCGAGTGGGTGGAGAGGGCGCACGCGGAGACCCACCACTCCCGCCTCTCCCCCGACCCACTCCCGCCCCCACCCGAAGAAGGGCCCTGGCGGCCAGCCCGGCCCTCCTCGCCCCCAAGCCCGGCTGGCAGGAGCCCTTCTCCGCCTCTGGATGCCCAGGGAGGAGGGCAGCCCCTCGCCGTGGGGCTCTGGCCGGACCGCGTCTCCGTCTTCCGCAGCATCCGATCCCAGCTCTTCCTGCAGGATCTGGAGGACTTCCTCGAGCAGGAGAGCCCCGCCAGCGAAGACGGCAGCAGCGCCAGCGGGGGCAGCGACCGCGAGAACGGAGCCCTTCCTCCCCTGCCTTCGGGCCAGAATGGCTACAGCAGCGACCCCGTCGAGGCCGCCTTGGCGAGGGCAAAGGGGtccccctgcaagccccaggcGAATGGCCTGCTGCCGGCGACCCCTCCCCAGGGGAGCCCACCCCAAGAGGGCACCACCGTTCCAAGGCGCATCGGCTTGCTTGGTCAGGAGGCGCGGGGATCCTCCTCTTCCGATGAGCTGTTGGACAAAAGCGCCAGAAGACAGAGCAAGCAGCTGCCCACCTTCAGGAAGGTGGCCAGGCTGCCTCCACCACCGCACCTGGATGCTCCCTTAAGTCCCCGGCCGGTCCCAAGGCAAGCACACCCGGCCGGTGTCCCAGAGGTGGGAGGGTTGGGCCTGGACGCAGAGGGATCCACGGAGCACCGCTCCTCCTTGGTGCCCCTGGAGCCCCGAGAGCACGCCTGGTTGGTCAAAGTGGCCACAGGGTCGTGGTTGGAGGCCCATGCACTGCTCCTCGAAGACCCACACCTTGCCACCCGGAAAGACTTCATCTCGGGCTACACGGTGCTCCACTGGCTGGCCAAACACGGGAACGCAAAGGTGCTTCAGGACGTGGTCACCGGTGCCCAGGAAGCTGGAGTTGCCCTCGACGTGAATGCCAAATCTGGCTGTGGATACACCCCGCTGCACCTGGCCGCTATGCACGGGCACCAGCCGGTCATGAAGCTGCTGGTGCAGAAACTCCAGTGCCAGATCCAGGTGCGAGACAGCAGTGGCAAGAGGCCCTGGCAGTACCTGGGCAGTACCACCTCGGGGGAGGTGTGGCAGCtcttgggagcccccaggggcaAAACCATCTTCCCGGCCCATCCGATAGCCAGAATCAACTCCTCGGCTTCCTCTGCTGCCAAAAATGGCAAGAGTCCTCAGCTGGGGAGGAAAATTAGCAGGAAAGCTTCTTTGGCAGCCTACTTGAAACCTCAACACATTAAATGGAAAATGGCAAACAAATACCCCGCGCTCCAAGAGCGGGAGGAATACAGTGACTAA